A window of the Haloarcula rubripromontorii genome harbors these coding sequences:
- a CDS encoding PH domain-containing protein, with the protein MGLFSSGPDKETQELIDAANGDSVTADKLTKAETGRMAWDRLNDGPLIDHLSDDEQPHYIFSQQSKSGVRVSDGESIQPDGKYRTMMAVTDDRVLFTAGGDTGDSTLSIDSESITDIEARSGPEKSDGSGKVTVSLNTEDTSITFPIKTAGSVNLADVHSDGDEVQEAVDYISSQAAADVDRTEKEKSSIRSARRRISDEESGDYVTPERVNKVKDILDSGEEVYYLTRGSTVDVEGSSAGESLWGDDRSRKTGTKGYVRAVITDKRVAVKIPQITGNDERSVPYESITSVDLDTGLVNKRLSLQTPGQTYHIEAHDPGKDEVRRAVKFIRSKIAESNEDTVVVEDSSEPDPTEQLKNLKELHEEGVLTDEEFEEKKSDLLDKI; encoded by the coding sequence ATGGGACTATTCAGTAGCGGGCCGGACAAAGAGACACAGGAGTTAATTGATGCTGCGAACGGTGATTCCGTTACAGCCGATAAGCTGACGAAAGCAGAGACTGGTCGGATGGCGTGGGACCGGCTGAATGATGGGCCACTAATTGACCACCTTTCGGATGACGAGCAGCCCCACTATATATTCTCTCAGCAAAGCAAATCTGGGGTCCGAGTTTCAGATGGAGAGAGTATCCAGCCGGATGGGAAGTACCGGACGATGATGGCTGTAACTGATGACCGCGTTTTGTTCACTGCTGGCGGGGACACTGGAGACTCTACGCTCTCTATAGATTCCGAGTCAATAACGGATATAGAAGCACGGAGTGGCCCAGAGAAGAGTGATGGAAGTGGGAAGGTCACTGTGTCCCTGAACACGGAAGACACGTCGATTACCTTTCCAATAAAGACCGCAGGCTCAGTAAACTTGGCAGATGTACATTCTGACGGCGACGAGGTACAGGAAGCAGTTGATTACATTTCCTCACAGGCAGCCGCAGATGTAGACCGGACAGAGAAAGAGAAGTCGTCTATCCGTAGTGCCCGAAGACGAATCTCAGACGAAGAGAGTGGGGATTACGTCACGCCCGAGCGGGTGAATAAGGTGAAAGACATTCTCGATAGCGGTGAGGAGGTTTACTATCTGACCCGAGGCTCAACGGTCGATGTTGAAGGGTCATCAGCAGGAGAATCACTGTGGGGAGATGACAGAAGTCGGAAAACCGGAACGAAAGGATACGTGAGGGCCGTAATCACGGACAAAAGGGTAGCAGTAAAGATACCACAGATAACTGGGAATGACGAGCGTTCTGTGCCCTACGAGAGCATTACAAGTGTGGACTTGGATACCGGTTTGGTCAACAAGCGCCTTTCTCTACAAACACCGGGGCAGACGTATCACATCGAAGCTCACGACCCCGGAAAAGACGAGGTACGGCGAGCGGTCAAATTCATTCGGAGCAAGATTGCCGAGTCGAACGAGGATACAGTCGTTGTTGAAGACTCCTCCGAACCGGACCCTACGGAACAATTGAAGAACCTCAAAGAACTCCACGAAGAGGGTGTACTGACTGACGAGGAATTTGAGGAGAAGAAATCAGACCTGCTTGACAAAATATGA
- a CDS encoding DUF192 domain-containing protein encodes MQRPAVVVLGLVGLLVAAAVVLQTGLWVEVLGTGEYEEGTVTVREGAEATTTATQPPTDASTPRTTVAVREDTAGEPLGTVEIRIAQTFNQRYVGLSETESLGPNEGMLFVHDEAGQHTYVMRNMSFPLDIIFIDANGTITTIHHAPLPPEGTSESDLTGYEGRGKYVLEVNRGWANRTGVEVGDRVELPPEAT; translated from the coding sequence ATGCAGCGCCCTGCCGTGGTTGTTCTCGGACTGGTCGGCCTGCTCGTCGCTGCCGCCGTCGTCCTCCAGACCGGTCTCTGGGTCGAGGTGCTGGGAACTGGCGAGTACGAGGAGGGCACAGTGACGGTCCGGGAGGGAGCAGAGGCGACAACGACGGCAACACAGCCTCCAACGGATGCTTCAACGCCGAGAACGACAGTTGCGGTGCGTGAAGACACCGCTGGGGAACCACTGGGCACGGTCGAGATTCGCATCGCACAGACGTTCAATCAGCGCTATGTCGGACTGAGCGAGACGGAGTCGCTCGGACCCAACGAGGGAATGCTGTTCGTCCACGACGAAGCGGGCCAGCACACCTACGTCATGCGGAACATGTCGTTCCCGCTTGATATCATCTTCATCGACGCCAACGGGACCATCACAACGATCCACCACGCGCCGCTCCCGCCGGAGGGGACCAGCGAGAGCGACCTGACGGGGTACGAGGGGCGGGGCAAGTATGTCCTCGAAGTGAACCGCGGCTGGGCCAACCGGACCGGCGTCGAGGTGGGCGACCGGGTCGAACTGCCGCCCGAAGCCACGTAG
- a CDS encoding ABC transporter ATP-binding protein, translated as MDFDAGSDDDVFEDARERVDRPMLRLFTGYGRGQLAAFVVGLCSSIVARMLDLLPPILLALAIDAIFLQEAEYGLFLVPDAWIPSGQGPQLWLTAGIIAASFGFGAVFHWSRNWGWNKFAQHVQHAVRTDTYETMQRLNMDFFADKQTGEMMSVLSNDVNRLEKFLNDGLNSASRMIIMVVGIATYLFYMNWQLALVALLPVPLIAVFTKRFIETIQPKYAEVRSTVGKLNSRLENNLSGIQIIKTANTEPYEADRVEDSSEDYLDANWDAIETRITFFPGLRLVSGIGFVVTFVVGGLMVTGQAPGPLTAPLSRGQFVAFIIYTQRFVWPMAQFGQIINMYQRAYASAERVFGLMDTPGRLEEAEDAPPLAVNDGRVEYEDVSFGYDSDDPVLSDISFAADGGETVALVGPTGAGKSTVLKLLLRMYDVDSGAVRIDGQNVRDVQIQSIRRAIGYVSQETFLFYGTVRENIAYGTFDATDEEIVAAAEAAEADQFVRNLPDGYDTMVGERGVKLSGGQRQRIAIARAILKDPEILILDEATSDVDTETEMLIQRSLDDLTADRTTFAIAHRLSTVKDADTILVVEDGRIVERGTHDQLLAADGLYANLWAVQAGEIDELPEEFVERAIQRRARTDADD; from the coding sequence ATGGATTTCGACGCGGGTTCGGACGACGACGTGTTCGAGGACGCCAGGGAACGCGTCGACCGGCCGATGCTCCGACTGTTCACCGGCTACGGCCGGGGTCAGTTAGCGGCGTTCGTCGTCGGCCTGTGCAGTTCCATCGTTGCCCGGATGCTGGACCTGCTGCCGCCCATCCTTCTCGCGCTGGCTATCGACGCCATCTTCCTCCAGGAGGCCGAGTACGGCCTCTTTCTGGTTCCCGACGCCTGGATCCCGAGCGGGCAGGGGCCGCAGTTGTGGCTCACGGCCGGCATCATCGCCGCCTCGTTCGGCTTCGGGGCCGTCTTCCACTGGAGCCGGAACTGGGGGTGGAACAAGTTCGCCCAGCACGTCCAACACGCCGTCCGGACCGACACCTACGAGACGATGCAGCGGCTGAACATGGACTTCTTCGCCGACAAGCAGACCGGCGAGATGATGTCGGTGCTGTCGAACGACGTAAACAGGCTGGAGAAGTTCCTCAACGACGGCCTCAACTCCGCCTCGCGGATGATAATCATGGTCGTCGGCATCGCCACGTACCTGTTCTACATGAACTGGCAGCTGGCGCTGGTCGCGTTGCTTCCGGTGCCGCTTATCGCGGTGTTCACCAAGCGGTTCATCGAGACCATCCAGCCGAAATACGCCGAGGTGCGGTCGACGGTCGGGAAGCTCAACTCCAGGCTGGAGAACAACCTCAGCGGCATCCAGATAATCAAGACCGCCAACACCGAGCCCTACGAGGCCGACCGCGTCGAGGACTCCTCCGAGGACTACCTCGACGCCAACTGGGACGCCATCGAGACGCGCATCACCTTCTTCCCCGGCCTCCGGCTGGTCTCCGGTATCGGCTTCGTCGTCACGTTCGTCGTCGGCGGGCTGATGGTCACCGGGCAGGCACCCGGACCGCTGACGGCCCCGCTCTCCCGCGGGCAGTTCGTCGCGTTCATCATCTACACCCAGCGGTTCGTCTGGCCGATGGCTCAGTTCGGCCAGATTATCAATATGTACCAGCGGGCCTACGCCTCCGCCGAGCGCGTGTTCGGGCTGATGGACACGCCCGGCCGCCTCGAAGAGGCCGAGGACGCGCCGCCGCTGGCCGTGAACGACGGGCGAGTCGAGTACGAGGACGTGTCCTTCGGCTACGACAGTGACGACCCGGTGCTGTCGGACATCTCCTTCGCGGCCGACGGTGGCGAGACGGTCGCCCTCGTCGGCCCGACCGGCGCGGGCAAATCCACCGTGCTGAAGCTCCTCCTCCGGATGTACGACGTGGACTCCGGTGCGGTCCGTATCGACGGCCAGAACGTCCGGGACGTACAGATTCAGAGCATCCGCCGCGCCATCGGCTACGTCAGCCAGGAGACGTTCCTGTTCTACGGCACCGTCCGGGAGAACATCGCCTACGGGACCTTCGACGCCACGGACGAGGAAATCGTCGCCGCCGCGGAGGCCGCCGAGGCCGACCAGTTCGTCCGCAATCTCCCCGACGGCTACGACACGATGGTGGGCGAACGCGGCGTGAAGCTCTCCGGCGGCCAGCGTCAGCGCATCGCCATCGCCCGGGCGATTCTGAAGGACCCCGAAATCCTGATTCTCGACGAGGCGACCAGCGACGTGGACACGGAGACCGAGATGCTCATCCAGCGGTCGCTCGACGACCTGACCGCCGACCGGACCACGTTCGCCATCGCCCACCGTCTCTCGACGGTGAAAGACGCCGACACGATTCTCGTCGTCGAGGACGGCCGCATCGTCGAACGCGGGACCCACGACCAGCTGCTGGCCGCCGACGGCCTCTATGCCAACCTCTGGGCGGTCCAGGCCGGCGAAATCGACGAGCTTCCCGAGGAGTTCGTCGAGCGGGCGATTCAGCGACGGGCGCGGACGGATGCCGACGACTGA
- a CDS encoding cytochrome C oxidase subunit IV family protein, which translates to MDWKGYTAIYVVLFAFATAQAVVEFTGLVDSAYWAAFAIIMVLSVIKAVGVAAYYQHLRWEPRAVTYLVLGGTVAALALTGAAAYSIL; encoded by the coding sequence ATGGACTGGAAAGGCTACACCGCGATATACGTCGTACTGTTCGCGTTCGCGACCGCGCAGGCGGTCGTCGAATTCACCGGCCTCGTCGACAGCGCCTACTGGGCCGCCTTCGCCATCATCATGGTGCTGTCGGTAATCAAGGCCGTCGGCGTCGCCGCCTACTACCAGCACCTGCGCTGGGAACCCCGCGCAGTCACGTACCTCGTGCTGGGCGGGACCGTCGCCGCACTCGCGCTGACCGGCGCAGCGGCGTACTCGATACTGTGA
- a CDS encoding cbb3-type cytochrome c oxidase subunit I: MSHDHEHGLPPKSSVTRWFLTTNHKDIGVLYLITALFFLVFGGVLALLFRLELISSGADLLGSMGYNQAVSTHGLLMVFWFISPFAFGFANYLVPLQIGADDLAFPRLNALSYWLYLFSGILMGVSFFQGTTFAGGWTMYAPLNTPAYIPGEGLGATSVVLALIMFTAAVTLGSVNFLTTMYRMRAEGLRMRDIPIFSLSINLTVWMMLFAFAALLAALMILASDHILGTTYFQYSIDGTTMATDADNPGASLLWAHLFWFFGHPEVYIVFFPALGVMAECFQTFTGRRLVGRKWFIISMVLVAIQSFVVWMHHMFLTGINLPIKTIFMATTIGISLPFDLMVFSLIYTMAKGRVRFTTPFLFSLGALILFIIGGITGVFLGAIVLDYQFRGTYWVVAHFHYVMVAGATALFGGLYYWYPKITGKMYNERLGKIQFGVYFLGFNLLYFPMFIAWETPRRVFVYPEGLQIWHTMATVGGFVLGASFLIMFYNLFVSLWRGEDVGPNPWEYATSAEWAVSSPPPLENFPGIPSYATGKLEFLDDETVAERTDRAPGAAAHGHAATDGGTATDGGAVTARAAVTATEMEPAHETAGEEHASHASFWPFLVSLGGFIAFLGLSGVRTGSVFYLSMAAVGGLVTFGSLFGMTREPFHAPEMAIAERWPFSSVEKMKLGMWTFLASDIVLFGAFIGSYAFVRVAYGWTAWHHDLIPAEHVTMPGLINTYLLLTSSFLVVLAMVAAERESKRGTVAALVGTFALGVGFLINKGLEWQHLFHISTEAFPNGWNLSTNIASSTFYLTTGLHGAHVTIGLIICAYMTVRAWNGAYQGDDRAIEYFGLYWHFVDIVWLFLFPLFYIL; encoded by the coding sequence ATGAGCCACGACCACGAACACGGCCTGCCACCGAAGTCGTCGGTCACCCGGTGGTTCCTCACGACGAACCACAAGGACATCGGCGTGCTGTATCTCATCACCGCGCTGTTCTTCCTGGTCTTCGGTGGCGTCCTCGCACTCTTGTTCCGCCTGGAACTGATTTCCTCGGGCGCTGACCTGCTGGGGTCGATGGGGTACAATCAGGCGGTGTCGACCCACGGCCTGCTGATGGTGTTCTGGTTCATCTCGCCCTTTGCGTTCGGGTTCGCGAACTACCTCGTTCCCCTGCAAATAGGGGCCGACGACCTCGCGTTCCCGCGTCTGAACGCGCTCTCGTACTGGCTGTACCTGTTCTCGGGTATCTTGATGGGCGTCTCCTTCTTCCAGGGGACCACCTTTGCGGGCGGGTGGACGATGTACGCTCCGCTGAACACGCCGGCGTACATCCCCGGCGAGGGGCTGGGCGCGACCTCAGTCGTGCTGGCGCTCATCATGTTCACCGCCGCCGTGACGCTGGGGTCGGTAAACTTCCTGACGACGATGTACCGCATGCGCGCCGAGGGCCTTCGGATGCGCGATATCCCCATCTTCTCGCTGTCTATCAACCTCACCGTCTGGATGATGCTCTTTGCCTTTGCGGCGCTGCTCGCGGCGCTGATGATACTCGCCTCCGACCACATCCTCGGGACGACCTACTTCCAGTACTCCATCGACGGGACGACGATGGCGACCGACGCGGACAACCCGGGTGCCTCGCTGCTGTGGGCGCACCTGTTCTGGTTCTTCGGCCATCCAGAGGTGTACATCGTCTTCTTCCCGGCGCTGGGCGTGATGGCCGAGTGCTTCCAGACCTTCACCGGCCGCCGGCTGGTCGGCCGCAAGTGGTTCATTATCTCGATGGTGCTGGTGGCCATCCAGAGCTTCGTCGTCTGGATGCACCACATGTTCCTGACCGGCATCAACCTCCCCATCAAGACAATCTTCATGGCGACCACCATCGGCATCTCGCTGCCCTTCGACCTGATGGTGTTCTCGCTCATCTACACGATGGCGAAGGGGCGGGTTCGCTTTACCACGCCGTTCCTGTTCTCGCTGGGCGCGCTCATCCTGTTCATCATCGGCGGCATCACCGGCGTCTTCCTGGGCGCTATCGTGCTCGACTACCAGTTCCGCGGGACCTACTGGGTCGTCGCGCACTTCCACTACGTGATGGTCGCGGGCGCGACGGCACTCTTTGGCGGGCTGTACTACTGGTACCCGAAGATCACGGGGAAGATGTACAACGAGCGCCTGGGGAAGATCCAGTTCGGCGTCTACTTCCTCGGCTTCAATCTGCTGTACTTCCCGATGTTCATCGCCTGGGAGACGCCCCGGCGGGTGTTCGTCTACCCCGAGGGCCTGCAGATATGGCACACGATGGCGACCGTCGGCGGGTTCGTGCTGGGGGCAAGCTTCCTCATCATGTTCTACAACCTCTTCGTCAGCCTCTGGCGCGGCGAGGACGTCGGCCCCAATCCCTGGGAGTACGCCACCTCCGCCGAGTGGGCCGTCTCCTCGCCGCCGCCGCTTGAGAACTTCCCCGGCATCCCGAGCTACGCCACCGGCAAGCTGGAGTTCCTCGACGACGAGACGGTCGCCGAGCGGACCGACCGCGCGCCCGGCGCCGCAGCGCACGGCCACGCGGCGACCGACGGCGGGACCGCGACGGACGGGGGCGCGGTGACAGCGAGGGCCGCGGTGACAGCCACCGAAATGGAGCCCGCCCACGAGACCGCCGGCGAGGAACACGCCAGCCACGCGAGTTTCTGGCCGTTCCTCGTCAGCCTCGGCGGGTTCATCGCCTTCCTCGGCCTCTCGGGCGTGCGGACGGGAAGCGTGTTCTACCTGTCGATGGCGGCCGTCGGCGGCCTCGTGACGTTCGGGTCGCTGTTCGGGATGACCCGCGAGCCGTTCCACGCGCCCGAGATGGCCATCGCGGAGCGCTGGCCCTTCTCGTCGGTCGAGAAGATGAAGCTCGGGATGTGGACGTTCCTCGCGAGCGACATCGTCCTGTTCGGCGCGTTCATCGGCTCCTACGCCTTCGTCCGGGTCGCCTACGGCTGGACGGCCTGGCACCACGACCTCATCCCCGCCGAACACGTGACGATGCCCGGCCTCATCAACACGTACCTGTTGCTCACGTCGAGTTTCCTCGTCGTGCTGGCGATGGTCGCCGCCGAACGGGAGAGCAAGCGCGGGACCGTCGCCGCGCTCGTCGGGACGTTCGCGCTCGGCGTCGGCTTCCTCATCAACAAGGGGCTGGAGTGGCAGCACCTGTTCCACATCAGCACGGAGGCGTTCCCGAACGGCTGGAACCTCTCGACGAACATCGCGTCGTCGACGTTCTACCTGACGACGGGACTGCACGGGGCCCACGTCACCATCGGGCTCATCATCTGTGCCTACATGACCGTCAGGGCCTGGAACGGGGCCTATCAGGGCGACGACAGGGCCATCGAGTACTTCGGGCTGTACTGGCACTTCGTCGACATCGTCTGGCTGTTCCTGTTCCCGCTGTTTTACATCCTCTAG
- the coxB gene encoding cytochrome c oxidase subunit II: MAGPMITHTAVVFPLHGGDVRAPSAVFDQIFEVFLLLGTAVGVVVVAYTMYHALKYRDDGETDPYADKVERPEMGELPTGGSGGRKVFYSFSISAIIVVSLIAWTYSQLLYIEQGPDPAQEEALEIDVEGYRFGWDFIYPNGHTTNTLYVPQDRVVRLRVTSTDVFHNFGIPAVRVKTDAVPGQYTSAWFTANETGNYTAKCYELCGSGHSLMTAEVVVLPQEEYEDWYNGTAGQSEGQTANGTASESASLGAPTAPAATAGGVLA, translated from the coding sequence ATGGCGGGACCCATGATAACACATACCGCGGTTGTGTTCCCCTTGCACGGTGGCGACGTCAGGGCACCGAGTGCGGTGTTCGACCAGATATTCGAGGTGTTCCTGCTGCTGGGGACGGCTGTCGGGGTGGTCGTCGTGGCGTACACCATGTACCACGCGCTGAAGTACCGCGACGACGGCGAGACGGACCCGTACGCCGACAAGGTCGAGCGCCCCGAAATGGGTGAGCTGCCGACCGGCGGTTCGGGCGGTCGGAAGGTGTTTTACTCGTTCAGCATCAGCGCCATCATCGTCGTCTCGCTCATCGCCTGGACGTACTCGCAACTGCTGTACATCGAGCAGGGTCCCGACCCGGCCCAGGAGGAGGCGCTGGAGATCGACGTCGAGGGGTACCGCTTCGGCTGGGACTTCATTTACCCGAACGGGCACACGACAAACACGCTCTACGTACCACAGGACCGGGTGGTCAGGTTACGGGTGACCTCGACGGACGTGTTCCACAACTTCGGAATCCCGGCGGTGCGGGTCAAGACCGACGCCGTGCCGGGTCAGTACACCTCGGCTTGGTTCACGGCCAACGAGACCGGGAACTACACCGCCAAGTGCTACGAACTGTGTGGCAGCGGTCACTCGCTGATGACGGCGGAAGTGGTCGTGCTGCCACAGGAGGAGTACGAGGACTGGTATAACGGGACCGCCGGGCAGAGTGAGGGCCAGACGGCGAACGGAACTGCCAGCGAATCGGCCAGTCTCGGAGCGCCGACCGCGCCCGCCGCGACCGCAGGAGGTGTCCTCGCATGA
- a CDS encoding DUF6789 family protein: protein MEDTSPGVEDPTINDDGLTEAEEFDSLAGIIADGVVGAAGGLVGTAMMTVVFLIAQSLGAFNLDDFAILTELVGLTGYVPEVLFGFFIFLGGGMFPWPLLFASLKAYLPGQSDHVSGAFFGAAMWTGFVLAFYAGQSGLTLVLYAVLTLVAHIVYGIGLGAVFNYFSTRPDSIV, encoded by the coding sequence ATGGAAGACACCTCACCCGGCGTCGAGGACCCGACGATAAACGACGACGGTCTCACCGAGGCCGAGGAGTTCGACAGTCTCGCCGGGATTATTGCCGACGGCGTCGTCGGTGCCGCTGGCGGACTGGTCGGGACAGCGATGATGACGGTCGTCTTCCTCATCGCCCAGTCACTGGGCGCGTTCAACCTCGACGACTTTGCCATCCTCACCGAACTTGTGGGTCTGACCGGCTACGTGCCGGAAGTCCTGTTCGGCTTCTTCATTTTCCTCGGCGGCGGCATGTTCCCGTGGCCGCTGCTGTTTGCCTCGCTGAAGGCGTACCTCCCTGGCCAGTCCGACCACGTCAGCGGCGCGTTCTTCGGTGCGGCCATGTGGACTGGGTTCGTACTCGCTTTTTATGCCGGCCAGTCCGGACTCACGCTGGTGTTGTATGCGGTGCTGACGCTCGTCGCTCACATCGTCTACGGTATCGGACTTGGGGCGGTGTTCAACTACTTTTCGACCCGCCCGGATTCAATCGTCTGA
- a CDS encoding DUF5790 family protein, with amino-acid sequence MSQSSLDDDELFGEAANEMRTDVEESLAKARDALPEADSVWDVEADNTLGVLNSLKTALDVGDAEEHLRDAKKWYTMGERADAFEDADDLAEEIETIAELIDNVDDAREQVGDLTATIPQLRSTLEEFESEDGADTEADADAEAEA; translated from the coding sequence ATGAGTCAGTCAAGTCTGGACGACGACGAACTGTTCGGCGAGGCGGCCAATGAAATGCGCACGGATGTTGAGGAGTCACTCGCGAAGGCCCGGGACGCGCTCCCAGAGGCTGATTCTGTCTGGGACGTGGAGGCCGACAACACGCTCGGTGTGCTGAACTCGCTCAAAACGGCACTTGACGTGGGCGATGCCGAGGAACATCTCCGCGACGCGAAGAAGTGGTACACGATGGGCGAACGCGCAGACGCCTTCGAAGACGCCGATGACCTCGCGGAAGAGATCGAGACCATCGCGGAACTCATCGACAACGTCGACGACGCTCGCGAGCAGGTCGGCGACCTCACAGCGACGATTCCACAGCTTCGCAGCACGCTCGAAGAGTTCGAGAGCGAAGACGGGGCGGACACAGAGGCAGACGCCGACGCAGAAGCGGAAGCCTGA
- a CDS encoding DUF7544 domain-containing protein, translating to MALHAVDDIDDAIDATKSFLFPFEKWTWLRMAFVVFFIGGGGGGLNNVQSFSNFGNFGGNGGPSGPSGPGSEFQLTAPLETVLSLPGALTRQVSGPGVPSGAPDELLAGAGLLVFAVIGLIILLALAYGILSNFMEFVLTQALIDREIHVRRYFSEHVGDGIRLLLFRLVLGIIWLGIALVIGAAGFFLVLGGDAANVGASSVLALSGLFIAVFAVLAITYGIVFGFTTVFVVPLMTADNDGVLSGWSRLWGSMKSHPKQYLAYLFFSIVLQIGVGIVSAILGIIALIVVAIPVGLAAFGLYLAIQGTVGIVVAGGIGLLGGLVFIVLGALIQVPLTTFLRYYAMLVLGDIDADMDPMPEVRSDIRAE from the coding sequence ATGGCCCTCCACGCAGTCGACGATATCGACGACGCAATCGACGCGACGAAGTCGTTTCTGTTCCCGTTCGAGAAATGGACGTGGCTCCGAATGGCGTTCGTCGTGTTCTTCATCGGTGGCGGCGGTGGCGGGCTGAACAACGTCCAGTCGTTCAGCAACTTCGGTAATTTTGGTGGGAACGGCGGGCCGAGCGGCCCCAGCGGTCCGGGAAGCGAGTTTCAGCTGACCGCGCCACTTGAAACTGTGCTGTCCCTGCCGGGGGCCCTCACGAGGCAAGTCTCCGGACCCGGCGTCCCGTCCGGCGCGCCGGACGAGCTACTCGCCGGGGCCGGGCTCCTCGTGTTCGCCGTTATCGGCCTGATCATCCTGCTCGCACTCGCGTATGGCATCCTGAGCAACTTCATGGAGTTCGTGTTGACGCAGGCGCTCATCGACCGCGAGATACACGTCCGTCGGTATTTCAGCGAACACGTCGGGGACGGCATACGGCTGCTCCTGTTCCGGCTTGTCCTCGGGATTATCTGGCTCGGCATCGCGCTCGTGATCGGTGCAGCCGGGTTCTTCCTGGTGCTCGGTGGTGATGCCGCAAACGTCGGGGCGTCGAGCGTCCTCGCGCTGTCGGGACTGTTCATCGCCGTGTTCGCAGTACTGGCCATAACCTACGGTATCGTCTTCGGATTCACCACGGTGTTTGTCGTGCCGCTGATGACGGCAGACAACGACGGCGTCCTCTCCGGGTGGTCGCGGCTCTGGGGATCAATGAAAAGCCATCCGAAGCAGTACCTCGCTTACCTGTTTTTCTCCATCGTCCTTCAGATCGGTGTCGGTATCGTCAGCGCAATTCTCGGGATTATCGCACTCATCGTCGTCGCGATTCCGGTCGGACTCGCCGCGTTCGGGCTGTATCTCGCCATTCAAGGGACTGTCGGAATCGTCGTGGCCGGCGGTATTGGCCTGCTGGGCGGACTGGTTTTCATCGTCCTCGGTGCGCTCATTCAGGTCCCGCTGACGACGTTCCTCCGGTACTACGCGATGCTCGTGCTGGGTGACATCGACGCCGACATGGACCCGATGCCCGAGGTGCGCTCGGACATTCGGGCCGAGTAG
- a CDS encoding dihydroneopterin aldolase family protein, translated as MEPTAPQEACFEAGVKFGSLYHQFAGTPISPDSADSLAAAMEEAIENQPFCETVTVSVRTAALEDAIADGGADYTELTGRFIDVEMHIEYEGVTVETSMAMEDGYPLMQVDAVRE; from the coding sequence ATGGAACCCACAGCTCCGCAAGAGGCGTGTTTCGAAGCGGGCGTCAAGTTCGGGTCGCTGTATCACCAGTTCGCGGGGACACCAATCAGCCCGGATAGCGCCGACTCGCTCGCAGCGGCAATGGAGGAAGCCATCGAGAACCAGCCGTTCTGTGAGACAGTTACCGTCAGCGTCCGCACGGCGGCACTCGAAGACGCTATCGCCGATGGCGGGGCGGACTACACAGAACTCACCGGGCGGTTCATCGATGTCGAGATGCACATCGAATACGAGGGTGTCACAGTCGAGACAAGCATGGCGATGGAGGACGGCTACCCGCTGATGCAGGTCGACGCAGTGCGGGAGTAA
- the azf gene encoding NAD-dependent glucose-6-phosphate dehydrogenase Azf, with translation MDDPVLLTGAGGAVGAAILEGIEEAYEWKLMFHSPPAEEPDHEYLVGDVSSEGDVAAAMDGVGAVIHLAGDPRPEAPWDSVLENNIDGTQKMYEAAVDEGVEKFVFASSNHAVGSFETDERTPEMYRPDDQYRLDGTELPRPGNLYGVSKATGEVLGRYYHDQYGLSVCNIRIGNLTRGHPPIDYERGQAMWLSYRDCAHIHDCALQADYEYEIVYGISDNDRKYYSIERAKDALGYDPQDNSAHFDGEERVAEPEP, from the coding sequence ATGGACGACCCGGTTCTGCTCACCGGCGCTGGCGGCGCTGTCGGGGCAGCCATCCTCGAAGGAATCGAGGAGGCCTACGAGTGGAAACTCATGTTCCACAGCCCACCCGCCGAGGAGCCCGACCACGAGTACCTCGTCGGGGACGTGTCCAGCGAGGGCGACGTGGCCGCGGCGATGGACGGCGTCGGTGCCGTCATCCACCTGGCCGGTGACCCCCGGCCGGAAGCTCCCTGGGACTCCGTCCTCGAAAACAACATTGACGGCACCCAGAAGATGTACGAGGCCGCTGTCGACGAGGGCGTCGAGAAGTTCGTCTTCGCATCCTCGAACCACGCCGTCGGCTCCTTCGAAACGGATGAGCGCACGCCAGAGATGTATCGCCCGGACGACCAGTACCGCCTCGACGGGACGGAACTCCCCCGCCCCGGCAACCTCTATGGCGTCTCGAAAGCCACCGGCGAGGTGCTGGGTCGCTATTATCACGACCAGTACGGCCTCTCCGTCTGCAATATCCGAATCGGCAACCTCACGCGCGGCCACCCGCCCATCGACTATGAGCGTGGGCAAGCCATGTGGCTCTCCTACCGCGACTGCGCCCATATCCACGACTGCGCGCTACAGGCCGACTACGAGTACGAAATCGTCTACGGCATCTCCGACAACGACCGCAAGTACTACTCCATCGAGCGCGCCAAAGACGCCCTCGGATACGACCCGCAGGACAACTCCGCGCACTTCGATGGCGAGGAACGCGTCGCCGAACCGGAGCCGTAG